Genomic DNA from Rhodoferax mekongensis:
TTGCCTTCCACACTGCTGACCTCAATATCGCCCCCCATGCGGCGCGCCAGGTTGCGGGAAATCTCCAGCCCCAAGCCCGTGCCGCCATGGCGACGTGCGCTGCTGGCATTGCCCTGCTCAAAGCGCTGGAACAACTTGGCCAGCACATCGGCCGACATGCCCATGCCTTCATCGGTGACGCGGATTTTGACGGCCACATCATCGCCAATCTTGAGGCCGTCAACGGATGGTGAAAACACTTCCACCAATACGGTACCGTGCTCGCTGAACTTGAGTGCGTTGGACACCAGATTCAGCATGATCTGCTTGACCCGCGTGCCGTCGGCCATCACCCAACGGGGGAGGTCTTTGTCAGCCTTCACACTCAACACCAGACGCTTTTCCAGCGCCACAGGGCGCATCAACGCTTGTACATCGCTCACCAACGAGGGCAGGTGCACGCTCTCGGGCTTGAGCGTCATCTTCCCGGCCTCCAGGGCGGATGCATCCAGAATATCGTTCAGCAAACTCAGGAGATGTTTGGCTGAACGGTTGGCTGTCTGGATATAGTCATCCTGTTGGGCATTGACCGGTGTGGCCTCCAAAAGACTCAACATACCGAGCATGCCGTTCAGTGGTGTGCGCAGCTCGTGGCTCATGTTGGCCAGAAACTGGGACTTGCCGGCATTGGCAGCATCCGCTTTTTCATTGGCGGCGCGCATCTGCTCATGCAATTGCTCCAGACGCAGGCGCTCCCGCTCCACCCGACCCTGGCGCACTCCGATGACCGCCGCAGATACCAGCAAGAGCACCAGCAAGCCGGCCATCAAACGCAATTTGGCCACCGCACTGTCCACGCTTCGGCCAAGTGCGACCTCCTGCTGATTACTCATCATCAGGGACGAGCGCATGGTGAGCGCATTCATGGCGGGTGCGAGTGCCTGCAATTCCTTGTAGAGTGCAGCCCAGACTTGCGCACTCTGGGGTACCTTGCCGACAGCGGCATCCGCCTGTTGCAGAACACGCTGCAACTCGGCATGGGCCATGACATACGCATCTGTCTTACGGAACTCTGTCGCGGCCAGCGACTTGTCGACCACCTCCAAGCGGCTCAGGACGAGGTCCAGAGCCATGCTCAGCGCATCGGTGTTGGGCGTGCCGTGTTCATGGGATGCCAATTCGACTTGGTGAGCAAATCGCAAGTACTCCCGCTCCAGCTGAAAAACTGAAGGTACGAAGGATTCCGTGAACTCCGCTTGGCGCTTGCGCGCATCCCGAAGTTCATTGCTTGCCTGAACTATCAGGAAGCCCACGATCGCAACCGACAGCACTGTAGCCAGCAAAAGCCAGATACGCCTGAGATGCATGGGGGTGGGCTTGAGCACGGGGGCTCCTTCCTTGATGCAGGCCTGACGCCGCTTACTCGACCGTCAGGGATTTGAGTTGCCAAGCAGAGCGCTCATAGTAAGTCGCGGAGCGCAGTTCTGCTTTGCTGTCAAACGGGTAGACGATAAACAACGGGCCCTTGGTACGAACAGGAATCAATTCCCCGTTCATCTTGTAGGCAAGGATCACGTCGAACTTGTTGGCATCGTCTGCGGGAATGGTGGTCTGGTAGTCATTGAGTGCTGCGGCTTTCAACGTGGTGCCGCTGGCCTTGGCTGCGGCAAGCACGTCACGGAGCAGAGGTCCCTGGAAAGCGATGGGCTTTTTGTCCCAGGGAGTCTGGGCACTGAACTTCTGCTGGGGCAGTTTTTCGATCATGGCCAGATCGAACGCGGCGCCGCCGGGGGAATTCTTCTCCCCAACTTTGCCAGAAATGGTCAGAATGACTTTGCCCTTGGCAGGTTCCAAGGCCTGCGCAGAGGCGGCACCAGCCACCAACACTGCAGACAAGGACAAGGTGACAAAACGGGATATCAAGGTATGCATGCAATCACTCCTTTTTACGAAATATATCCAATAATACGATAAATACAACTTAATTGGTATAAATATTTAAAACGCAAAAAAACAACAATTACATAAAGAAGCCAACCATCGCTTCAGCGCAAGATCGACCCCTACAAGTAAAAACGTTTATTTTTATTTTGCTTGTATTTTTTGATAAATTTGATACATTAGAAAAAAACCAAGTCTGCTTCAAGAGATCCTGACCATGGCAACCAACTTCCATCAACCGTCGGTCAACGCACTTTTTGACGCGATGCCCTTGCCCATGATTACGTTCGGAGTCAACGGTGTGGCGACCTTTGCCAACCGCGCAGCGCGTCTGCATCCCGGCAAGCCGGTCGAAGCGATGAGCGGGCGCATCGTGATCAAGAACTTGGCCCAGGCCATCACGCTAGGCAGGGTCAAACTCCCCTATACCGCCGAGGTTGGAGTGGCAGACGGCAAGAAACTCAAAGGGCAGTTCATGGCAGGCCCGTCCGGCCTGGATATCGCTTTCGTGGCGTTGCCGGAAGAAAAAGACGAAGCGCAGGCTGGCCCGGGCGCGCAGAGCCGCATGGGGCTGCACCAGATCATTGAGCTCTTGCAAGACGAAGTTGGCCCTCCCATCCGCAAGCTGACAGGCTTGCTGGGATCGCTTCCCGAAAGCGAAGAGGGCAACCGGCTGGAACTGGCCGCAGACGAGCTCAAAGAGCGGCTACGGCGCCTGGCGGACCTTCTCGCCGTGTTCGGGGAAGAAGCCATGTTAATGGATGACCGCATGGACCTGGGCGCGCTGGTAGAGCAAACGCTGACGGACCTTAAACCCAAGGCAATGCAAGCCCGCGTTCGGTTTGAAGTAAAGCCCCCGAATGGCACCTTGCCCCCCATTTACGGCAATGCCCGACTGATCAAGCGCGCGTTGTACGAATGCTTTGACAATGCCCTGACCCACTCACGCCGTGAGGTCAAGGCTGGCGTGGATTGCGCTGTACAGATCAGTTACACCCTGACTGGTGAGCATGTACTGATCAGTGTTCGCAACCAGGGCGCCATCGCCCCCGAAGACAAAGGCATTGAAACCCGCGATTTGTTCGCTGCCCGCAGCCCCACGCAAGCCAACGGCCGGCTCGGGCTACCCTTGGTGAACCGCATCGTCGGGTTGCATGGAGGCAGCATGCGCATGTCGATTGTGGACGGCGAGGACACCCGGGTCATGATCCAGTTCCCCACGGGCGCACCCCAGCGCGGACAAGCCAATTTGGATATGGAACAGGCCCAGCGCTACGCCGCAGACCTCGCCCAGTTGATGCAACGTCGCAAGAAGGAAGACGCAACATGAAACGCAAAGCCCTGATCGTGGATGACCAGCCCGATATCCGCAAACTCATCTTGATGACCATGGAGAGCGAGGACTTCGATCTCTATGAAGCCGACAACGGTGAGACCGCGTGGATCGTGGCCCAGAAGCTGCGCCCCCAGCTCATCCTGCTGGATGTGATGATGCCTGGCGCCTTGGACGGTTACCAGGTCTGCGAGAAGGTCAAAGCAGACCCCGCACTGGCCGGCAACACCAAGGTCATCCTGCTTACTGCACGGGGCCAGAAAACGGACATTGAGCGTGGACACGAAGCCGGCTGTGACGCCTACCTGGTCAAACCCTTCAGTCCGATCGAACTGCTCGATACCGTAGACCGCCTGGTCCCATAAGCAAAGGGCGCTGCGCCATGAGCCATCCGGATTGGTTGCCAAGGGTCCGCCGTCATCTGACGGCCCCTTACAGCATCAGCACCATCATCATGGGAGCCACCCTGGCTGTCATGGTGCTGTTGACCGTGGCGTATAACGCCTACACCTACCACCGAATCGCGAACGAGACCCTGCGAGTCGCGCAGACCAATGCCACTTCCGTGGCGCGCATGGTGGCCGGCAGCAGCTCGGCCGCACTTATTGCCGAGCGCCTCAATGCACTGCAGTCCAATGCGATTGATGCGGTGCAGCTTCCTGGCATCGATCGCATCAGCATATACAAGCCCGATGGCGTGAACTTGATGGAAGTGACCCGTGCGCATGACGGCGTGCATGTGGACACTGGCAAAAGCCTGGGCAACTCGGTAGTGGCCGGCGGCTTGCCCACTGGCGGGCTAGACAGTGACCACTTTGTAGCCTGGCAGGAAGTCGACAAAGACAACACGCTGAATAACGTTTGGGTTCGCGTTGATTACAGCCTGGAGAATCGCGACGCCGAGTTGCAACGCCTGTGGTTGCAGTCCTTCTGGATGGCGTTGATCCTGATGGGGGTCGTCATGCTGTGCCTGCACCTCATCATTCGCAAGGCCTTGGCTCCGGTGCGCGAACTTACCGAGTTTGCAGCCCAGATTCCCCTGCGAATGGGTGACGAGGTCCACCTGCCCAAAGCCAGCGTAGAGGTAAGCCTGCTTCAAGCAGCCATCAACCAGGCAAGCCGTGGCATGGCCTTGCAGGTCAACCGCGTGCAGGCCATCGTGAACACGGCTGCAGAGGCCATCATCGGGCTGGATGAGTTCGGCCGCGTCAGCACCACCAACCCGGCTGCCTCCAGCATGTTCGGACGTACGGAAGACGAGCTGCTCGGTCAAGTCATCGAATGCTGCGTTCCCGGTCTGAATGAGCAAGCCCTGCACGAAATGTTCGGTCAGGGCATGGAACACATCCTCAGTATCAGCCGGGTCACACGCCATGACTTCACGGGCACCCGAGCAGATGGAACCTTGTTCCCGGTAGAAATTTGTCTGGGAGAAGTCAAGAACGACAAAACCCTGCGCTACGCCTGTATCGTCCGCGACCTGACCGACGAGCGGGCCGCACAAGAAACCTCCGAACTCTACGAACGTGCGCTGGCCAGTAGCCACAACGCCGTGTTCATTACCAATGGCAAGATGGAACACCAGCCCATCGTCTATATCAACGATGCGTTCCAGAAGTTTGTGAACCTGCCCCGATGGGACATTCTGGGCGAAAGCCTGGCGCTGCTGCGCGGCAAGAATGCAGACGACCCGGGTGTGCGCGAACTGATGGAGGCCGTGCGCGAACACCGCAACGCCAATGTCACCATCCACCGCGAGCTGGAAAACGGCGATGTCCAAATTGCTGAGGTGTCCTTGTCGCCAGTGATGTCAGACAAAGGCACGTTGACGCACTTTGTAGGCATCGTGTCGGACATCACCGCGCGGGTGCGTGCCGAGGAGGCCATGGCCGAAAGGCGCGCCCAGCTGGACGCCATCTTCAGCCTGAGCCCCGACGGCTTTGTGATGTTTGATGCGCAAGACCAGCTGGTGTTTGCCAACCCTGCGTTTGAGCGCATGACCGGTCTGGGCAAACATGCATCCACACCTGTAAGCCTCTCGCAGTTTGAACAACAACTGCTCGCCTTGTGCGATGAGAACCAGGCCCTCCCAACCATGCGGGGCGACCAACCCGATGCATCCTGGGAAGAAAAGCTGCAACTGGCCCGACCGCAACGCCGCGTGGTGCAAGCGCGGTCACGCCGGAACGAAGCTGGACGGCGCGAGACCATTCTTTACTTCCGCGACGTGACGCACGAAGACCAGGTGGACCGCATGAAGAGCGAGTTCCTTACTGCAGCGGCGCACGAGCTGCGTACGCCCATGGTGAGCATCTTCGGCTTCTCCGAGCTGTTGACGCGCCGCAAGTTCACGCCGGAGCGGCAGACCGACATGCTGCAGACCATTCACCGCCAATCAGGTTTGCTGGTCAAGATGTTGAACGAACTGCTGGACCTGGCGCGCATTGAGTCCCGCGGCGGTCTCGACATGCAGATTGCAGCACATCCCCTGAATGAAACAGTGGAAAACTGCATCAAGGGACTGATGCTCAAGGACACTGACCGCCCGGTGCTGTACGACACCCTGCCTCCCCTGCAAGTCCTGATGGACCCCGAGAAGATGCAACAGGCCTTGACCAACCTGCTGGCCAATGCGTTCAAATATTCCCCGCAAGGCGGGGACGTGACACTCTCTGTACGCACGGAAGAGGATGAGGGTGTGCGCTATGCCGTCATTGATGTGCGTGACCAGGGCATAGGCATGACACCGGAGCAACTGGAGCGCGCCTTCGAGCGCTTCTATCGCGCCGATGCCTCGGGCAATATTCCGGGCACGGGTTTGGGCCTGAGCCTGGTGAAAGAAATCGCTGACTTGCACAAGGGCCGCGCCACGCTGCAAAGCACCTTCGGCGAAGGCACCACAGCCAGTTTGTGGATCCCCTTGGCTGAGGCTTAAGACCCCCTGAGACAAAGCAGCTGAGGTCTGACGGCACTGTCGCAGCAAGCGCGGCGGCAGCTGATGACTGATACAGCCGCTAGCGCAGGGTCATCTGCCGGTTACGGGCCAAGTCTTCTATCGCCGAAAAATCCACCGGCTTCTGGAACACCACGGTGCCTTCCGGCAGACCTCCCCGGTCTGCCACATCGCCCGCGCTCAGTGCGGTGACGGCCACCACCTGGAGGTTGGCGTATTCGGCGCCCGCCATCTTGAGCGAGCGCACCATCTCAAAACCGTTCATGCCCGGCATGTTGAGGTCGGTGACTACCATGTCCGGCATCCATTGCCCGATGCGCACCAAGCCCTGAAAACCATCGTTGGCGGTACTGAGCTCTACGGGGAAGCGCCAGCCCTCCACCATCATGGAAAAGAGTTGCCGCAAGTCTGCGTCGTCTTCCACCACCAAGAGGCGCAAAGCCCGCGTGGGCGGCGCAGTCGCGCCGTGCACCACGGGCGCCAGCATGTCCGCCCGCTCGCGGGTCAGCCGTTCCACAGCGCTACGGGCAATGCGACGGTGTCCACCGGCTGTACGCCAGGCCGGCAACACGCCGGACTCCACCCACAGCTGCACCGTGCGCACGGCCACACCCAGCACCTCGCCCACCTCGCGGGTGGTCATGAGTTCATCGTTGCTCGGGATTTTTCGCATGGCCTTTTAGTGCATCAAATGGGGGTCGGCTGTCGCCGCGTCATCCGGCAACAGCGCTTGCGCAGGGAGCCACAAGGTGACAGTCGTACCGGCACCAGGCACACTGCTGAGCTCGGCTTCACCTTGCTGCAACTGCATGATTTCCTGCACCAGGCTCAGGCCCAAACCCGTGCCCGGAATATCGCCCAGCGGCTGGGCGCGGTAAAAACGTTCGAATGCACGGCGGCATTGGGCCTCATCCATGCCCATACCTTCATCCCGCACCTGTACGCCTATCTGTTGCTGCCCTGCCAGGCCCCTCAAGCTTGTGGAGATGGTGACCGTACCCCCTTGAGGGGAGTACTTCACCGCATTGGAAAGCACATTGAGCAGGGCTTGGCGGGTCTTCTCCGGATCAGCCAACACGCTCAATGCGCCATGACGCAGGTCGCACACAAGACGGTGCTTGTCGGCTTTGTAATGCAGCCCGCTCACCGTACTTTCCACCAGCGCTGCCAAGGGGCAACTCACGATGTTCAAGTCTTTGCCCTGACGGGCCTCGATGCGGGACAAGTCCAACAACTCATTGATCAAATCGATCAGGGACTTGGCCTGCCGGTGGATAGTGCCCAGCAGTTCTTTCTGTTTTTCAGGCCCCAAAGTGCGGACCAGCATCAGCTCCGCAAAACCGTAAATGCTGGCCAAGGGGGTGCGCAACTCGTGGGCCGCAGCGGACAAGAAGTCCGACTTCATGCGGTCTATATCGTGGGCTTGGGTGACGTCGCGCAGGTAGATCGCTGCAACTGAGGGCTCCACGTGCACACGCTTGACAGCCAAGACCTTGCGGCCACCATGGGTCCAGATGCGTGTGCACTCCGCAATGAGGCCGGGTGCTGACAAGGCCCACTGCCGCAACTCATCCCGCTCTTTCCCGCAGGCTTGTGGCCACCATATGCCTGCCAGGGAATTGGCGGGTACACATTCGCCGGCGCTGGACATCGTCAGCACCGCGTGGTCGCAGGCATCCAGCAGGCTCTGCACAAGCCGTACTTGCGCACGCAGAGACTCCACTTCAGCATGGACCTCGGGCTGCTCACACAGCAGCAGGCCAGCATCTACTGCACCCTGCAAAGGGCTGGAAATGCTATGGGGGCAGACAGGTGTCATGGCAAAGGTGCCGGTGGGTTGCAGATCAGTAGTTATAGTCAAATCAATGCATAGCGCTCGTGGAATATGCGCGAGAAGCTATCAAAATAATAGCAATCCTCAAACGCAAAGTGCCTCCTGTTCCAGCAGCTTTACCGTGAGCGCATCGAGATAGCCGCAAAGGCGGTCGGCACTCAATGGTTTCTGGTATCGCACCACGCGCGTAGGCAGGCGTGCATCGGCGGTGATCTCCTGCTGCGACATGGCAGTCAGTGCAATCACATCAAGGCTATCCAAGCCCGGCTCTTCACCCAAAACCCGTACCAAAGTAAAGCCATCCATGGGCTCCATCACCAGATCGGTCACGAGCAGGTCAGGCCGCAGGGCGCGAATGTGGTCTAGCGCCTGCTCTGCCTGATTGATGATGGTGAGCTGCACCGAGTGGCCTATACGGGCCAGCAGTGCCTTGAAAAAAGCAATCTGCACCGGGTCGTCTTCGACCAGCAAGATACGCAGGGGACGATTGCCAGTTACCCCCGCCAAACCGGCATTGCGCGAGTTCAGCAGTTGATCGACGCTGCTGCGGAAGATGCGCCGGTGGCCACCGGGGGTGATCCAGGCGTCCAGCTCCCCGTTGATCACCATCTTCTGGACGGAGGTGGTCGACAAGCCCAAGAGCTTGGCCGCCTGCTGGGTCGTCAAAACGTCGCGTTCTACGGTCATATCTAGGTGCTCCAGTTGCAATTTGATCTGCAAAGCATGCCAAACTCAGCACACAAACAAACGAAATTGATATTTCGAATCATTTAATCAATTATGAATGCAAAAACCAAAATAATCAAATAATTGACTCCAATGGTTTGACAAAAGATGGGGCTTTCAACATGCGCAGCCCATAAACAGCAAAATTACGAAGGGATCAATACTCAATGCCGGGTAGTGCCGCAAAAGCGGGATCGGCCTCTTCGATCAATCGAGTGACAACTTCGATAAGTTCAACCGGCTGAAATGGTTTAACTAGATAAGCTTTGGCACCGGACGCCATGCCAGCTGCGATGTCAGATGTGGCGCCTGCGGCAGTCAACATAACAATTGGGATGGAGCTCAGCTCCGGATCTGAACGCATAACGGCTGATGCAGTCAGACCAGAGATGCCCGGCATTCGGACATCCATCAGTACAAGGTCAGGGCGATGTTCACGCACCATTGACAAGCCTTCCTCTCCATCCGCGGCCTCCAATACGTGAAAGCCCATATATTCCAGAGTCATCCGGATTAATCGTCGCAGCCCCACCCCGTCCTCAACGGACAAAATTGTCTTTTTCATTTCATTTATTCAAATCAATGCATTTGAAGACTTTAATAAATATTTCGAATTTTTACACTAGCTGTGATCACTCATTTCGATTGATTTTTTAGATCACCAGTTCGAATCAATAGCTTTTATGTTCATCTTTTCAAAAATCGTGGGCTGGTTCACGCAGCCACTGACCTGGTTGCTGCTGGGCTTGGCGCTGGCGTGGCTTTTCTCCGCGAAGCGGCCTCTGCTGGCCCGGCGTGCGTTGGGGTTTGGCGGGCTTCTACTGGCGCTGATCGGCTGGCAACCCTTGCCCGAGTTGTTGATACGGAAGCTGGAATCCCGCTACCCGGAAATTGCGCCGGCAGCCGACTTGTCCGCCTACGCAGGCGTGGTGGTGCTGGGCGGGGGTACGGCGGCCGGGCGCTTGCAGCAAAGCCACTCGCAACCGTTGATCAATGATGGCGGGGAACGCTTGGCGGTGTCTGCAGCGCTGGCATTACGTCACCCGGCATTGCCCCTGGTCTATACCGGTGGTGAAGGCGATCCGGCAGGCGGTGGCCCGAGTGAAGCAGCGCGTGCCCGGCAGTTTTATGAGAGCTTTCGTATTCCTGCCACACAAGTGCGCTATGAAGCGGAGTCCCGCAACACCTACGAAAACGCCGTGCTTACCGCCAAGGTCCCCGGAGTGAACCCGCAAGACCGCTGGCTGCTCATGACTTCCGCCTGGCATATGCCTCGCGCCATGGCCACGTTTGAAAAAGCGGGCTGGAATGTCACTGCGTATCCGGTGGACTACCGCGCCGAAGACGTGACGATCTGGACCCGCTATTCCCTGTTAGGCGGTGTCTCTGACTGGCAGCTGGTGCTCAACGAGCTGGTCGGTCTGGCGGCATACCGCCTCACGGGCCGGCTGTAGATCCGCGCGGTTTAAGCCGGGATGACCTTGCGCGCCAGCACCTGATCGATGCGGCGGCCTTCCAGCGTCACGACCTCAAAGGTCCACTCGCCCACCACAATCTTGGCACCGGGCTGGGGTAGCTGGCCGGTGACCGCCATCAACAAGCCAGCGAGGGTGTTGTAACGGCCGCGCTCTTCGTCCGGCAACTCGTCCTCAATGTCCAGGCGGACTTTGAGTTCACCCACCGGCATCAGGCCATCGAGCATCCATTGGCCGTCCTGTTGCAGGGTGGCCCAGGCCTGTTCCTGCGCATCGGGCTGCAGCTCTCCGGTAATGGCTTCCAGCAGGTCGTGCGGCGTCATCAAACCCTGCACCACACCGTACTCGTCCACCACAAACACCATGCGCGCCGACTTGACGCGGAACTGCTCAATCAGCTCCATACCGGTCAGCGTCTCCGGCACGAATACCGCCTGCTCTGCCAGGGAATCCACAGTGCCGGTGTAACCGGGCCCCATGGCCAACAGGCGGGACACGCTCACCACACCCACCACGTTGTCCAGCGAGCCGCGGCACACGGGGTACCAGGAGTGACCATGGTGCTCGCGGCTATCACCTGCTAGCTCCAGCGCCGCCTTGACGCTGAGATTGGCCTCCATCCACGCAATGTCTACACGGGGAAGCATCATGCTGGTCAGGGGCCGGTCGTCGAGGTGGAACACATTGCGCACCATCTGGTGCTCGTGCTCTTCAATGATGCCGGCGTCCACACCTTCTTCCAGGCTGGCCGAGATTTCTTCTTCAGTCACCGCACGGTTGTCGGTGGCGTTCAGGCGCAGTAAGCGCAAGGTGGCCTGCGTGGCGTACGCCAGCAGTTTCACAAAAGGCTTGGCGCCGGTGGCAACCCAGGTCATGGGTATAGCCAGTGCACGCGCCACAGTCTCAGGGTATAGCTGCCCGATGCGCTTGGGTACCAGTTCGCCGAACAGGATGGTGATGAAGGTAATGCCGGTCACTACCAATGCGGTGGCAGACACCTCAGCCACCCGCTGTGACATGGTGAAGTGGTGAGACAACCACTGCGCAACCCCGTCACTGAACGCGGCCTCACCCACAATGCCGTTGAGCATGCCGATGGAGGTAATGCCCACCTGCACCACGGACAAAAACTGCGTCGGGTTGTCCAGCAGGGCCAAGGCTGCCTTGGCCCCCTTGTCTCCGGTCTCGACCATGGTTTGCAGCCTGACCTTGCGGCTGGCCGTCAGCGCCAGTTCCGACATGGCGAACACGCCGTTCAACAGGGTAAGGACAAGAATGAGCAGGAAATCCATGAAAGCCAAGCGAGAATCGAGACCATGGCAATGTACCTTATCGGTGATATCCAGGGCTGCGACAGCGCACTGGAACAACTCACCCGACTGATCGACTTCTCCCCCAGCCGCGACACCCTGTACCTGCTGGGCGACTTGGTGAACCGTGGCCCCGAGTCGGCGGACGTGTTGCGCCGCCTGATGCGCTACGGCGCCTCAGCCCGCTGCCTGCTGGGTAACCACGACCTGCACCTGTTGGCCGTGAGCTACGGCGTGCGCAAACCCGGAAAGAAAGACACCCTCACCGATTTGCTGCAGGCCGACGACGCCCCTGCCCTGCTGCACTGGCTGCATCACCAGAAGCTGGCTCTGTTGGAGAAAGTGGGGGATACAAAACTATTAATGGTCCATGCCGGCGTTCTACCTGCGTGGACAGCTACCAAAACCATAGCACTCGCCACAGAAGTCGAAGCCGCCCTTCAAGGTCCGGATGCCTCAGGCTTCTTCCGCCAGATGTACGGCAATGGCCCTGACACCTGGGATGACAGCTTGCAAGGCGCAGAAAGGCTGCGGTTGATCGTCAACGCGCTCACACGCCTGCGCTACTGCACGCCCGAGGGCACCATGGAGTTCGCGCATTCGGGAGGGCTAACAGAGGCGCCTGAGGGCTATGTGCCCTGGTTCGATACGCCGAACCGCCAAACCGCAGGCGATGTAGTGGCCTTCGGCCATTGGTCCACGCTGGGCTGGTTGAACCGCCCTGATGCCTTTGCCTTGGACAGTGGTTGCGTGTGGGGCGGATGCCTCAGTGCACTGCGTGTCGCACCCGCTGCATCGGGCGGGCTGGACGCCGAGTTGCTGCAAGTGAAGTGCGCCCAGTCCCAGGCTCCCGGGGACTGAGCACGAAACTTCCGGTCAGGCGGACTTGAACAGTGCCGCGACCTTGCGCTTGGGCTTGATGTTGGCAGAGATGCCGCGGCTGGAAGGTTTGGCCGCAGACTCCCAAGAAGGAGCAGGTGCTTCAGCCGCAGGGGCGCTGGGCTCGTAGGGCTTGTCAAAGAAGGGATCACGCGGCGCAGGAGCGGGACGACTGTATTCGCGGGGTGCGCGGGTGCGGTAGGCGTCATCGCGCTCATTGCTATGGCTGCGGCCACGGCCTTCACCGCGACTGTCTCCACGGCCTTCGCTGCGGGGACCCCGGGCTTGCTCGCCGTTCTCGGCGTACATGCGGCGGCCATCATTGATGCGGCCTTGGCTGCGGATGTCCGGACGGTCTTCGTCAAACTCCACGGCTTCGAGCTCAATCTTGGTCTTGATCAGCTTCTCGATGTCCGCCACCAAGCGGGCATCGTTGCCGCCACCGACAAAGCTCACCGCCAGGCCGGAGGCGCCGGCGCGACCGGTACGGCCGATGCGGTGCACATAGTCTTCTGCGTTGAACGGAATATCCATGTTGAACACGGCGGGCACGTCCTTGATGTCCAAACCGCGGGCGGCCACATCGGTACAGACCAGCAAGTCCACTTCGCCTTTTTTGAAGGCTTCCAGTGCTTTCAGACGCTCGTCCTGGCTCTTGTCGCCGTGCAGGGCCGCAGCACGCAGACCATC
This window encodes:
- a CDS encoding ATP-binding protein, with protein sequence MLKPTPMHLRRIWLLLATVLSVAIVGFLIVQASNELRDARKRQAEFTESFVPSVFQLEREYLRFAHQVELASHEHGTPNTDALSMALDLVLSRLEVVDKSLAATEFRKTDAYVMAHAELQRVLQQADAAVGKVPQSAQVWAALYKELQALAPAMNALTMRSSLMMSNQQEVALGRSVDSAVAKLRLMAGLLVLLLVSAAVIGVRQGRVERERLRLEQLHEQMRAANEKADAANAGKSQFLANMSHELRTPLNGMLGMLSLLEATPVNAQQDDYIQTANRSAKHLLSLLNDILDASALEAGKMTLKPESVHLPSLVSDVQALMRPVALEKRLVLSVKADKDLPRWVMADGTRVKQIMLNLVSNALKFSEHGTVLVEVFSPSVDGLKIGDDVAVKIRVTDEGMGMSADVLAKLFQRFEQGNASSARRHGGTGLGLEISRNLARRMGGDIEVSSVEGKGSVFTAILCLPLSNPPSEQTTDAVTARREPGTPGLNLVVAEDNAINRKYMSALLGNMGHSVRFAEHGGIALQEIQREMPDLVLMDLHMPEVDGLQATEAIRQLPAPFCELPIIALTADVFEESKDRVTAAGMDGFLSKPVNVHELEKLLVRRFGLRGASLAMPAAKAAAKVQPAAAAAPAAAPQAADIATPMQAEASSTASAPVAEEAVPAPAPAPRQPRRRFRPGDVAEHLNMAMIGELCVGVTLQGYQSLLDGAMRTDAHCYSDLLAALEQNNTGDLLELGHSFKGVTASLGLAALSRLALTIEKQGHGFSADECKQHAESLRECWNTTHAICARMGLIVSS
- a CDS encoding molybdopterin-dependent oxidoreductase, with amino-acid sequence MHTLISRFVTLSLSAVLVAGAASAQALEPAKGKVILTISGKVGEKNSPGGAAFDLAMIEKLPQQKFSAQTPWDKKPIAFQGPLLRDVLAAAKASGTTLKAAALNDYQTTIPADDANKFDVILAYKMNGELIPVRTKGPLFIVYPFDSKAELRSATYYERSAWQLKSLTVE
- a CDS encoding sensor histidine kinase, with amino-acid sequence MATNFHQPSVNALFDAMPLPMITFGVNGVATFANRAARLHPGKPVEAMSGRIVIKNLAQAITLGRVKLPYTAEVGVADGKKLKGQFMAGPSGLDIAFVALPEEKDEAQAGPGAQSRMGLHQIIELLQDEVGPPIRKLTGLLGSLPESEEGNRLELAADELKERLRRLADLLAVFGEEAMLMDDRMDLGALVEQTLTDLKPKAMQARVRFEVKPPNGTLPPIYGNARLIKRALYECFDNALTHSRREVKAGVDCAVQISYTLTGEHVLISVRNQGAIAPEDKGIETRDLFAARSPTQANGRLGLPLVNRIVGLHGGSMRMSIVDGEDTRVMIQFPTGAPQRGQANLDMEQAQRYAADLAQLMQRRKKEDAT
- a CDS encoding response regulator transcription factor; its protein translation is MKRKALIVDDQPDIRKLILMTMESEDFDLYEADNGETAWIVAQKLRPQLILLDVMMPGALDGYQVCEKVKADPALAGNTKVILLTARGQKTDIERGHEAGCDAYLVKPFSPIELLDTVDRLVP
- a CDS encoding PAS domain S-box protein gives rise to the protein MSHPDWLPRVRRHLTAPYSISTIIMGATLAVMVLLTVAYNAYTYHRIANETLRVAQTNATSVARMVAGSSSAALIAERLNALQSNAIDAVQLPGIDRISIYKPDGVNLMEVTRAHDGVHVDTGKSLGNSVVAGGLPTGGLDSDHFVAWQEVDKDNTLNNVWVRVDYSLENRDAELQRLWLQSFWMALILMGVVMLCLHLIIRKALAPVRELTEFAAQIPLRMGDEVHLPKASVEVSLLQAAINQASRGMALQVNRVQAIVNTAAEAIIGLDEFGRVSTTNPAASSMFGRTEDELLGQVIECCVPGLNEQALHEMFGQGMEHILSISRVTRHDFTGTRADGTLFPVEICLGEVKNDKTLRYACIVRDLTDERAAQETSELYERALASSHNAVFITNGKMEHQPIVYINDAFQKFVNLPRWDILGESLALLRGKNADDPGVRELMEAVREHRNANVTIHRELENGDVQIAEVSLSPVMSDKGTLTHFVGIVSDITARVRAEEAMAERRAQLDAIFSLSPDGFVMFDAQDQLVFANPAFERMTGLGKHASTPVSLSQFEQQLLALCDENQALPTMRGDQPDASWEEKLQLARPQRRVVQARSRRNEAGRRETILYFRDVTHEDQVDRMKSEFLTAAAHELRTPMVSIFGFSELLTRRKFTPERQTDMLQTIHRQSGLLVKMLNELLDLARIESRGGLDMQIAAHPLNETVENCIKGLMLKDTDRPVLYDTLPPLQVLMDPEKMQQALTNLLANAFKYSPQGGDVTLSVRTEEDEGVRYAVIDVRDQGIGMTPEQLERAFERFYRADASGNIPGTGLGLSLVKEIADLHKGRATLQSTFGEGTTASLWIPLAEA
- a CDS encoding response regulator: MRKIPSNDELMTTREVGEVLGVAVRTVQLWVESGVLPAWRTAGGHRRIARSAVERLTRERADMLAPVVHGATAPPTRALRLLVVEDDADLRQLFSMMVEGWRFPVELSTANDGFQGLVRIGQWMPDMVVTDLNMPGMNGFEMVRSLKMAGAEYANLQVVAVTALSAGDVADRGGLPEGTVVFQKPVDFSAIEDLARNRQMTLR